The nucleotide sequence GATGAACATCCTGCCCGGCTTCACCGGCACCGCCGTCCACGACGCGTGGGCACCGTATGACACCTACACCGCCGCGCGGCATGCGCTGTGCAATGCGCATCTGCTCCGCGAGCTACAGGCCGTCACCGACCACCACCACGCCAGCAACACAGACCTGCCCGGCGCCTGGTGCTGGGCGCAGCAAGTCCGCGACGCGCTGCTCACCCTGCACAAAGCGGCCGCCGCCCACCCCGACACCCCCGTCGACCAGGCGGTCATCGCCGCCGAAACCGTCAAGATCCGGCACGCCCTCCTCGCCGCCACCCACCCCGACGGCGCCATCGGCCGCAAACACCGAGCACTGGCCCGCCGCATCCACCGCAGAGAAGTCGACTACCTCAAATTCGCCTCCGACCCGGCGATCCCGTTCACCAACAACCCCACCGAACAAGAGATCCGCATGACCAAGATCCGACAGAAAATATCGGGCACCATGCGCACCGAAAAAGGAGCCGGACACTTCGCGGACCTCCGCTCCTACCTACAAACGACCGCAAAACACGGCGTACCAGCCCTGGCCGCCCTCACCCAGCTGACCAGCAGGAACCCCTGGCTACCCGCCCACACCTGACCAGTTACTGTTCGCGTTGATCGCCACGCGACCCCAGTCGGCGCCGTGGATCCAGCCGCCGCTGCGCAGTCTGAGGTGGATGGAAAGATTTCTGCGGACGTTGCATGACGCCGGGTTTTCCGACCGGGCCGCGGTCTCTGCCTACCGGGCGTTCTCCTGCTTCCTGCTGGGTCACCTACTGCTCGAGGTCACCGCACTGGGCAGCATCAGTGCCGAAGTCGGACGAGCTGAACCGCAACCGGCGCCACCGGTCTATCTATCGGACTATCCCCACCTGGACGCCATTCAGGCCGAACTGACCCGCCCCTACACCGACGACGAATTCGAGGAAGCGCTGGAATCGTTGCTGGACAGACTGGAAAGTCAGGGGCTCACCTAACACGGGGCAGTCGCATCCGAATTCGTCTGTACCGGCCGGGACTGGCCGCCGCTACCTCAACCGCAACCCGCCGCCCCATCGCTTGCATGGAGTGAATGTGACCACCTCAGCCAGCACCGACACCGGATTCAACGGACACCGCCTGGACCCGGGTAACGGCATCCGCGCCGGTATCGCCGAAGCCGTCGGTACCTTTTTCCTGATCTACACCGGAACGGCCACCGCCGCCGCCGGCGCGCTGGGCAAATCCACCGCCGGACCACCCCCGGACTCCCTCGCCGTTGCGTTGGCATTCGGGTTGGTGCTGGCCGCGTTGGTCGGCGGGCTGGGGCAGGTGTCCGGCGCGCACATGAACGCCGCGGTCACCCTCGGACTCGCGGTCACCGGAAAATTCCCGTGGCGCTACGTCCCGGTCTACCTCGGGTTCCAGCTGCTCGGCGCGATCGCCGGGGCCGGCGCCACCTGGGCGACCTTCGGCAACGCCGCCCGCACCACGGCGCACCTGGGTGCCACCGTGCCCTCCGCCGGGGTCAGCGACGTCCGGGCGTTCGTCGTGGAAGCGTTGATCACCTTCCTGCTGGTGTTCGTGATCATGGCGGTCGCCACCGACCCGCGGGTCCCGGCTGCCCTGGCCGCCCCCTCCATCGGCTTCGCCCTGGTCGCCGCGGTGCTGATCGGCGGCGGCATCACCGGCGGCGCCGTCAACCCCGACCGGGCGTTGGGCCCGGCAATCATGTCCGGAACTTTCACCTCGCTGTGGGTGTACCTGCTCGCACCGATCGTCGGCGGCATCGCCGCCGCCCTCCTTTACAGCAACGTCGTCGCCAAAGCCGCCGCCCCGACGATGGAACACGGCGACCCACAAACCGGTAAAGCCGCCGGTGACCGCAGCCTGGCCACCGGCACGGACAGCCCGCACACCCCCCGCTGAACGGTCATCACCAACCAGTAGACCGCGAGCAGGCCAGCGGGAATCGGCCGCAGGGCCTCATCGAGAACAAAGGAGACAGGTGAGCAACGAGCAACCGGCGGTGAAACCGAACCGGTGGGAACTACGCGCCTGTGGCCGCCGCGGGCACGCCACCTACCGGCCGCAAGAGGCAGACCTGGCTGGTCGGCTGCGTACCGACACCGCCGTCGGGCAGGCATGGCGTTGCCTGCGGTGCGGCAACTTCGTCCCCGGACCGCCAGCCGGCGGCGGACCGGCCGACACCGCGCCGCTGGTGCTGCGCGGCAAAGCCCTGCGGCAGGCCACGATCCTGCGGGTGCTCGCCACTGAACGACTGATCCGCGCGGCGCTGCTGGCGTTCGCGGTGTGGGCGGTGCTGAAATTCCGCAACGCCCACGACTCCATCCAAACCGCCGTCGACCGGGACCTGCCGGCGTTCCGCGCGGTCGGTGTCCACGTGGACCAACTCGCGCTGGTGAAAGATCTGCAGAAGGCGCTGGACCAGGCGCCGAGCCGGTTGACGCTCATCGCGCTCTTGCTGGCCGCCTACGCCGCGATCGAACTGATCGAATCAGCGGGTCTGTGGCTGGCCAAGCGGTGGGGCGAGTACTTCGCCGTCGTCGCCACCTCCATCTTCCTACCGCTGGAGATACGGGATTTGCTGGGCGGCGTCACCTTCACCCGGGCCGGCGCCTTCATCGTCAACCTCGCCGCGGTCATCTACCTGCTGCTGTCCAAGCACCTGTTCGGCCTGCGCGGTGGCCGAGCCGCCTACGACCGCGAACGCCACGGTGAGCAGTTGCTGGAAATCGAACAAGCCGCCACTACCTCCACAGCCGCGCCATCGGCGAGGTAGCGAACCAGGCCACTGAGCACAGATCGAGCAACACTGGCCAATCGTGAGCATCTGCATGACAGAAGTTGATCCTCGCGGTCTGGGTCGGGTCCTTGGTAAGACGAGCCGCGCGAAGCAGAGGTCACATGTCCCGCATATTGTGGACGCGGGGCCCATCCAGACACCCTCTACCCCTATGGTCTCCTCCTCGCCCGCGTCATCGGCCGCAGTCGCTGCTTGGCTATAAAGCGATCTCAGGGCTATCCATCTGAGCCGACTAGGCTGGTGCGGTGCCGGTCGATCACCCACACGGTGGGATCCAGTATCCGCGGTCTCTGGGCGAGTTCCAGTCGTGGTTCGCCACGGATGCGGACTGTCTGGACTTCCTGGAGTGGCTGCGCTGGCCGGACGGTTTCGTCTGCCCGCGCTGCGAGCACGCCGGGGGTTGGCGGGTCGCGGACGGCAGCTTCAAGTGTGCGCAGTGCAAGGCACAGACTGCCGTAACGGCCGGCACGATGTTCGACCGTCGCCGGACCCCGCTGACGGTCTGGTTCCAGGTGTGCTGGGAGTTTGCCACGGCCAAGGATGGCGTCTCGGCGTTGGCGTTGAAGCGGACGCTGCAGATCGGCTCGTACCAGACCGCCTGGGCGATGCTGCACCGGTTGCGCTCGGTGCTGATCCGGCCTGGCCGGGAGCGGTTGACCGGAAGGGTGGAAGTCGATGAGACCTACATCGGCGGCGAGGAGGCCGGACTGGCCGGCGGACGAGCCAAGGGCAAGAAGGCCCTGGTCGCCATTGCGGTGGAAGTCAAGTCGCCCGAGGGCTTCGGGCGGTGCCGGCTGCGCATCATCCCCGACGTCTCCGCCAGCACCCTGCACACGTTCATCACTGACAACCTCGCCCCAGGATCCACGGTGGTCACCGACGGATGGACCGGGTATCTGGGCATCGACAAGTTGGGGTACACGCATGACCGGCGCAGCCAGCGCGCCGCGAAGGCCCTGGGCCAGGACATCGACAAGCTGCTGCCCGGAGTGCACAGGATCGCATCGCTGGCCAAGCGCTGGCTGCTGAGCACCCACCAGGGTGCCGTGAATATCGAACACCTCGACGGGTATCTGGACGAGTTCTGCTTCCGGTTCAACCGCCACCGTTCGGCCAGCCGCGGACTGGTCTTCCTGCGAGTACTGCAACTAGCCGTCGAACACGACCCGCTCCGCTACCGACAACTCATCGCCCGGCCAGCCCCGAAGGGCGTCCCGCCGACACCACCCGGAAGCCGAGGTCACCCACCCAGCCTGGACCGCACCCGCACCAGCCGACCCTGGCGTCGCGAACCCCCCCATCGTCTAAGTCGGCTCAGATGGATAGCCCTGAGCTTCGTTATCTGCCAAGCAAGGATGGAGCGTCGGGCAGGCGGTCCGGGGGCGTCACCAGCACCAATGTCACGTGACGGAAATGATGGGTTCGGAATTCTATTTCTCCTTCGGTCCGGACGTGAGCGGCGTGTTGATCCACATAATGGTGGGTGCCGGGTACGGGGCGGTCTTCGCTGTTGTGGTCAGGATGCTCAAGCTCGGCAGCCCGATGTTGCTGGTCGCGGGTCTGCCGTGGGGTGCGCTGGTGTTCCTGTTCAGTGCCTTCCTTGCGTTGCCGTTGATGGCCGCGATTTTCAACAGCGGCGACCAGATCACCCACATCGCGAAGTCGGCCGGGTGGGGCACGGTCTTCACCGAGCATCTGGTCTTCGGCGTGGTGTTGGGTGCGCTGCTGATGCTCGGCGTCCGGTCCTGGAAGCGGGTGTCGTCCTCGGCGGTGTGAACCGCGACCGTGAGAAGGATCCCGGGAGCGCGCCGACGCTCCGCGGAGACCAACCGGTGGACCTTCTGAACAAGGGATGCACCCGGCGGCGTCCGGGGCGGGGGTGGCAAAGAGCCAAGGTGACCTTCCAAAAGTTGGAATGAAGGCGGCATATCGCCGGGTTTCCGGCATACGGTCTGGCCTGGCGGTCAGGGCTTGTCTCAGCGAAACGGATGGGTGGGGCGATGGTGCAGGCAGTGTTCAACGGCCGGGTGATCGCCGACAGCGATGCAACTGTCGTCGTGGAGGGCAATCACTACTTCCCCGGGCCAGCAGCTGCCCGACCACCTGCAAGCCGGGGGAACCTGTTGCACCGGTGACCACGATGGTGGGCCTCACACCGTCACCTGGGCCGGGACGGTGATCTGCACCTGGCCGGTGGTGACGTCGTAGAACATCCCCGTCACTCGGTAGGAGTCGCTGATGCCCGGATGATTGCGCAGCACCTGCACGTCCACCTCGAGAGAGGCGTGCGGGTCGCCGACGGACTTGGCGGCCAGGTCGGCGGCATCGATACCGAATGCGGCGGCCAGTTGCTCCGGGTGGCCCTGCATGCGGGTGATGCCACATTGGTTGTGGTGCAGCACAATCAGGTCGCCCTTGGCCTCTTCGCTGGCCGGGCCGATCTGGGCGGGGAAACCCAGTGCCAGCAGATTGAGGATGTCCAGTACCGCCGGCGTGATCCGGCCACCGATGTTGCGGATCACCGGGGCATCACCCAACTCCAAGCCCAGGACCTGCGCCGGATCGACCCGGGGATCCAGGCAGCCGATGATCGTGGCCCGCAGCCGGGGCCGCAGTTCCAGCGGTCCCGGGAACCGGTGCTCGAGGAAATCCTGGTTGCGGGTGGTGAGGGTGTGCAGCGACGACATCTGGAACCTCCAGTGGTGTACCTACATCTGATTGGGTGTAGTTACACTACGACGTAGAGGTGATGTACATGCAACAAAAAAAGGAATCTGATCGGGACCGACGTGTCGCCGAGCAGTTGACCCAGGACATGGTGGCCGGCTGCGTCGGTGTGCGGGTCGGGCGACTGCACCGGCTGGTGTCCCGCGAATTCGAACGGCACCTGCGGCCGGTCGGGCTGTCCCTGCAACAGCTGGAGGTCCTGTCCACATTGACTGCCTGCCGCGGACCGGTGAAACCGACGGTCGTCGCGGAGCTGCTGGCCCTGGAACGCTCCACCATGAGCCGCAATCTGGCCATCCTGATCGACCGCGGCTGGGCCGCCAGCACCGACACCTCAACCACCGGACGCTCACTGGCGGTTGAGATCACCGCGGCCGGCACCGCCAAACTCGCCGAAGCCGGCGACGCGTGGCGTCAGGCGCAGACAGCCCTGATCGCCGACCTGGGCAGTGATGCTCCAGCCACTTTGAACGCCTGGCTGGCCGCACTCACGTGAATCGTTCGATCAACGACCGAATGAGTCCACGGAACCGACCGGGCACGACAAGAAGCACTCTGCAGACACATCGGTGGTGCCACTACTCATCCGGTTCGTCCTTGGATCGAGGCCGCGTCGTTGCCTTCACGATCACCAGGTCGGGTTTGAGCGGTCACGCAACCCGTTCGCTTCAAGGCTTGACCGGCAGGCAAACGCTTGACGCGGCCCCTTGCTATCTGCCGAGCGCCGGTGGTGTGTGTCCGACAGCCCGCACCAGGCTCGCGCGCGGTACTGGCCCACCATCGTCTCGGGCAACCACCTCACGGGCCGGGACCGTGTTGTGCTGCGGTCGTGGTGCGTTACCGAGGCGCTTGGTAGGTCGACCATATCGGCGGTACGCCCGTGATCATCACCCTCTGCGTTCCGACCGACTGCGGGAACGCTGATGCAGCCCACTACGCGCCGTGGGGATAGCAGCGGCGCCGGATGGCAGCGATCCGAGCCAGCAGCCATGGCCACCACGCAGCCGCAGTTCGGCCGGGTGTGTCAAACAGTCGTTGGAACGGACCAGCCATGCGGAGTCGACGCCCTCCGGCAGACCCACTGCTTGGGTTATAGTCGTTCATACAAATGTCTTTGTATGAATGAGTATGAAGGGAAGGTAGGTTGTGGAGGGCAGCCCCTACAGTCCTGGTGCCGGCACGCTCCCGCCTGTCCTGGCGGGCCGCGATGGGCTGCTGCATCGGCTGATGATCGGGCTCAACGATGTGTCCACGGTGGGTCGTACGCGTACGCAGGACGTGATCCTGGTCGGACCCAGGGGTGTCGGCAAAACGGTGGCAGTGTCCGTCTACGGGGAGCAGGCACGGGGCAGTGGGTTCGAGGTCATCAACCTGCAGGCGGTGTCAGGACGAACAGGACTCGTGTCATCGCTTCTTGAGCGGGCGGCCAGCGGGATCGCCCGCCACAGTGGCCCATGGACCCGCGCCAAGCAGGCGTTCGACCGCATCGCGAGCATCAGTCTCGGGGTCGCCGGTGTGAGCCTGGGAATCGCGA is from Nakamurella sp. PAMC28650 and encodes:
- a CDS encoding transposase, encoding MSPTTRGQTTHENVTRAQFLAQVTARLKSSPVVHFTGLRCEGRNHWLHSASTPAFTRLFFHRRRGTEAMAKMNILPGFTGTAVHDAWAPYDTYTAARHALCNAHLLRELQAVTDHHHASNTDLPGAWCWAQQVRDALLTLHKAAAAHPDTPVDQAVIAAETVKIRHALLAATHPDGAIGRKHRALARRIHRREVDYLKFASDPAIPFTNNPTEQEIRMTKIRQKISGTMRTEKGAGHFADLRSYLQTTAKHGVPALAALTQLTSRNPWLPAHT
- a CDS encoding DUF2127 domain-containing protein, with the translated sequence MSNEQPAVKPNRWELRACGRRGHATYRPQEADLAGRLRTDTAVGQAWRCLRCGNFVPGPPAGGGPADTAPLVLRGKALRQATILRVLATERLIRAALLAFAVWAVLKFRNAHDSIQTAVDRDLPAFRAVGVHVDQLALVKDLQKALDQAPSRLTLIALLLAAYAAIELIESAGLWLAKRWGEYFAVVATSIFLPLEIRDLLGGVTFTRAGAFIVNLAAVIYLLLSKHLFGLRGGRAAYDRERHGEQLLEIEQAATTSTAAPSAR
- a CDS encoding MarR family winged helix-turn-helix transcriptional regulator, whose amino-acid sequence is MQQKKESDRDRRVAEQLTQDMVAGCVGVRVGRLHRLVSREFERHLRPVGLSLQQLEVLSTLTACRGPVKPTVVAELLALERSTMSRNLAILIDRGWAASTDTSTTGRSLAVEITAAGTAKLAEAGDAWRQAQTALIADLGSDAPATLNAWLAALT
- a CDS encoding MIP/aquaporin family protein: MTTSASTDTGFNGHRLDPGNGIRAGIAEAVGTFFLIYTGTATAAAGALGKSTAGPPPDSLAVALAFGLVLAALVGGLGQVSGAHMNAAVTLGLAVTGKFPWRYVPVYLGFQLLGAIAGAGATWATFGNAARTTAHLGATVPSAGVSDVRAFVVEALITFLLVFVIMAVATDPRVPAALAAPSIGFALVAAVLIGGGITGGAVNPDRALGPAIMSGTFTSLWVYLLAPIVGGIAAALLYSNVVAKAAAPTMEHGDPQTGKAAGDRSLATGTDSPHTPR
- a CDS encoding TetR/AcrR family transcriptional regulator C-terminal domain-containing protein; the encoded protein is MERFLRTLHDAGFSDRAAVSAYRAFSCFLLGHLLLEVTALGSISAEVGRAEPQPAPPVYLSDYPHLDAIQAELTRPYTDDEFEEALESLLDRLESQGLT
- a CDS encoding carbonic anhydrase — translated: MSSLHTLTTRNQDFLEHRFPGPLELRPRLRATIIGCLDPRVDPAQVLGLELGDAPVIRNIGGRITPAVLDILNLLALGFPAQIGPASEEAKGDLIVLHHNQCGITRMQGHPEQLAAAFGIDAADLAAKSVGDPHASLEVDVQVLRNHPGISDSYRVTGMFYDVTTGQVQITVPAQVTV